A single genomic interval of Halobacillus halophilus DSM 2266 harbors:
- a CDS encoding LOG family protein — MKQICVFAGSSTGHNPAYTEEAKKLGKAFAEKNIELVYGGAKSGLMGVLADSILQQGGKVTGVMPTELFDREIVHTELSSFIEVDTMHERKAKMSELADGYIALPGGFGTFEELFETVSWAQIGLHKKPVALFNIEEYYTPLKRLIEHAIEAGFVPESNRSILVDSSDPYELLDKLNTYPSSDQ, encoded by the coding sequence GTGAAACAAATATGTGTATTTGCAGGTTCAAGTACCGGGCACAACCCAGCCTATACGGAAGAAGCCAAGAAACTCGGAAAAGCCTTTGCAGAGAAAAATATTGAGCTGGTATACGGTGGAGCCAAAAGCGGTTTGATGGGTGTACTTGCCGACAGCATACTTCAGCAGGGAGGAAAGGTCACGGGGGTCATGCCTACGGAGTTATTTGACCGTGAAATCGTCCACACGGAACTGAGCAGCTTTATTGAGGTGGACACGATGCACGAGCGAAAAGCAAAGATGAGTGAACTTGCGGATGGGTATATTGCACTCCCCGGCGGCTTTGGAACGTTTGAAGAATTATTTGAGACCGTGAGCTGGGCTCAAATAGGACTGCACAAAAAACCAGTGGCTTTATTCAATATTGAAGAGTACTATACCCCTTTAAAACGATTAATTGAGCATGCTATTGAGGCAGGATTTGTTCCTGAAAGCAATCGGAGCATCCTTGTAGATTC
- a CDS encoding adenylosuccinate synthase → MSSVVVVGTQWGDEGKGKITDFLSQNAEVVARYQGGNNAGHTIKFDGVTYKLHLIPSGIFFNDKTCVLGNGMVIDPKALLEELKYLHDKGVSTENLRISNRAHVILPYHLKLDTLQEEQKGANKIGTTKKGIGPAYMDKAARMGIRIADLMDKESFKEKLEQNVEEKNRLFEKVYETKPFTVEEILEEYYEYGQQIEKYVCDTSVVLNDSLDEGRRILFEGAQGVMLDIDQGTYPFVTSSNPIAGGVTIGSGVGPSKIKHVVGVSKAYTTRVGDGPFPTELDNETGDQIREVGKEYGTTTGRPRRVGWFDSVVVRHARRVSGITDLSLNSVDVLTGIETLKICTAYRYRGEIMEEFPASLKVLAECEPVYEELPGWTEDITDAKTLSDLPVNARNYIERVSQLTGIPLSVFSVGPDRNQTNVVRSVYSE, encoded by the coding sequence ATGTCGTCAGTAGTTGTAGTCGGAACCCAATGGGGAGACGAAGGAAAAGGCAAGATAACCGATTTTCTATCACAAAATGCCGAGGTTGTTGCACGTTATCAAGGTGGAAACAATGCCGGGCATACAATCAAATTTGATGGCGTTACTTATAAATTACATTTAATACCTTCTGGAATCTTTTTTAATGATAAAACTTGTGTGCTGGGCAATGGAATGGTCATTGATCCTAAAGCGCTGCTTGAGGAACTGAAATACTTACATGATAAAGGAGTATCTACAGAAAACCTTCGAATCAGCAACCGCGCTCACGTCATTCTTCCTTACCACTTGAAGCTCGATACCCTGCAGGAAGAGCAAAAAGGTGCGAATAAGATTGGCACCACGAAAAAAGGAATCGGACCAGCCTATATGGACAAAGCCGCACGTATGGGCATACGTATAGCTGATCTGATGGATAAAGAAAGCTTTAAAGAAAAGCTGGAACAAAACGTGGAAGAAAAGAACCGTTTGTTTGAAAAAGTTTATGAAACGAAACCGTTTACGGTCGAGGAAATCCTCGAAGAATACTACGAATACGGACAGCAAATCGAAAAATATGTCTGCGATACCTCTGTTGTGTTGAATGACAGCCTGGATGAAGGCCGCCGCATTCTATTTGAAGGGGCTCAGGGAGTTATGCTTGATATCGATCAAGGAACCTACCCTTTCGTTACCTCTTCCAACCCAATTGCTGGAGGGGTTACCATTGGTTCCGGTGTCGGCCCGTCTAAGATCAAGCATGTAGTCGGGGTGTCTAAAGCCTATACGACCCGCGTAGGAGACGGTCCTTTTCCAACCGAACTGGATAATGAGACGGGTGATCAGATTCGTGAAGTCGGGAAAGAATACGGCACCACGACAGGAAGACCCCGCCGTGTCGGCTGGTTTGACAGCGTAGTGGTCCGCCATGCCCGCCGTGTGAGTGGTATTACAGACCTTTCCCTTAATTCTGTCGACGTATTAACGGGTATTGAGACGTTGAAAATTTGTACCGCTTATAGGTATAGAGGAGAAATTATGGAAGAATTCCCGGCCAGCTTGAAGGTGCTCGCTGAATGTGAACCGGTATATGAAGAGTTGCCGGGCTGGACAGAAGATATTACCGATGCAAAAACATTGAGTGATCTTCCAGTCAATGCACGAAATTACATCGAACGAGTTTCACAGCTTACGGGGATCCCTCTTTCTGTATTTTCTGTAGGACCGGATCGTAACCAGACCAATGTTGTACGGAGTGTTTACAGCGAATAA
- a CDS encoding DeoR/GlpR family DNA-binding transcription regulator encodes MYQEERLVEIVDYINENRRISVDQICELFNVSRDTARRDLVKLENKKAIVRTRGGAISPGTSPEIKNYRHRLHSVSSEKREIGKRAASLLEPGDTVILDTSTTVQACAGELENTEMTVITNSIHQAEILSGKDHLRIHLLGGQLHKEHGFLYGTSTIDKLNQYHVDKVFIGVVGISEQGLTVGHEEDGMVKRKMIEQAKQVIVLADHTKIGLTEFFQFATLEDIDVMITDCTPGKNFCELLEINRVELLVTEEEKDIWS; translated from the coding sequence ATGTATCAGGAAGAACGATTGGTGGAAATCGTGGATTACATAAACGAAAATCGGCGGATTTCCGTGGATCAAATTTGTGAATTATTTAATGTATCCAGAGATACCGCAAGAAGAGACCTTGTTAAATTAGAAAATAAAAAAGCGATTGTCCGAACCAGAGGTGGAGCGATCTCACCTGGAACCAGCCCTGAAATTAAAAATTATCGGCACCGTCTTCACAGCGTATCTAGTGAAAAAAGAGAAATTGGAAAGCGTGCCGCATCTCTCCTGGAACCAGGTGATACCGTCATTCTTGATACTTCTACCACTGTGCAGGCATGTGCGGGAGAACTGGAAAACACGGAAATGACCGTCATCACGAATTCCATTCACCAGGCTGAGATTCTATCAGGTAAAGATCATCTCAGAATTCATCTTCTTGGCGGGCAGCTTCATAAAGAACATGGTTTCCTGTACGGAACATCTACCATCGACAAACTGAACCAGTATCATGTCGATAAGGTATTTATAGGTGTAGTAGGCATATCTGAGCAAGGCTTGACCGTGGGGCATGAAGAGGATGGAATGGTGAAGCGCAAGATGATAGAACAGGCCAAGCAGGTAATCGTGCTTGCCGACCACACTAAGATCGGACTCACGGAGTTCTTTCAGTTCGCTACATTAGAAGATATTGACGTTATGATTACGGATTGCACACCTGGAAAGAATTTCTGCGAACTGCTTGAAATTAATCGTGTAGAATTACTTGTAACGGAGGAGGAGAAAGATATATGGAGTTAA
- a CDS encoding Cof-type HAD-IIB family hydrolase codes for MELIAIDLDGTLLNSSHTISKENIEAIKYAQQQGVEVVVATGRAEFDVREVFAHTNLTTWVIGANGATIHRPNGTLFDSVPIEEKDADAILSWLEQEQFYYEVFSDSSILTPQNGHRLLQMEMDRIKSANPEADLEELEQALEKQFSQTGFYHVDSYKDITEAGSPVYNILAFSFEQEKLDKGWRTFESNPDLTLVSSANHNFEFEHKDASKGLALQKLAAHLDLPISETAAIGDSPNDLSMLHAAGHSAAMANAKDVVKEASDFITAHNDSHGVAQAIYHWLK; via the coding sequence ATGGAGTTAATTGCGATTGATTTAGACGGCACCCTGCTAAACAGCAGCCACACGATTAGCAAGGAGAATATAGAAGCTATTAAATACGCGCAGCAGCAAGGAGTAGAAGTGGTGGTTGCTACTGGACGGGCTGAGTTCGATGTCCGGGAAGTATTTGCTCATACGAACCTCACAACGTGGGTCATTGGGGCGAACGGAGCTACCATTCACCGCCCGAACGGCACGCTGTTCGATTCCGTACCAATTGAAGAAAAAGACGCGGACGCCATATTAAGCTGGCTGGAACAGGAACAATTCTATTACGAAGTATTCAGTGATTCTTCCATCTTAACCCCTCAAAATGGACACAGGCTCTTACAAATGGAAATGGATCGCATCAAGAGTGCCAACCCCGAGGCTGATTTAGAAGAGCTTGAACAAGCCCTTGAAAAGCAATTCAGCCAGACCGGATTTTATCATGTTGATTCATACAAGGATATTACAGAGGCGGGATCGCCTGTATATAATATCCTGGCCTTTTCATTTGAACAGGAAAAGCTGGACAAAGGCTGGCGCACATTTGAATCGAACCCCGATCTTACCCTTGTCAGTTCAGCCAACCATAACTTTGAGTTTGAGCATAAAGATGCGTCTAAAGGGCTCGCCCTGCAAAAGCTGGCCGCCCATCTGGACCTTCCAATCAGCGAAACTGCTGCGATTGGAGACAGCCCCAATGACCTTTCCATGCTTCATGCGGCCGGTCATAGTGCGGCCATGGCAAATGCGAAAGACGTAGTAAAAGAAGCCAGTGATTTTATAACCGCCCACAACGACAGCCACGGCGTAGCCCAGGCCATCTACCATTGGCTGAAATAA
- the dnaB gene encoding replicative DNA helicase, with product MSEVWNDRTPPHNIEAEQAVLGAVFLEPEAMSTASEYLLPEDFYRASHQRIFEVMMTLADKGEPIDLVTVTSALSNNKVLEEVGGVSYLTDVANSVPTAANITYYTKIVSEKSTLRSLIRTATNIVTTGYSEEEDLEDVLNSAEKDILEVSQRKNSSAFKSIKDVLIDVYDNIEQLHNQEGGVTGIPTGYRDLDNITSGFQRNDLIIIAARPSMGKTAFALNIAQNVAVHTEENVAIFSLEMGADQLVSRMLCAEGNIDAQRLRTGHMEAEDWNKLTMAMGSLSNAGIYIDDTPGIRVSEIRSKCRRLKQEHGLGMILIDYLQLIQGSANSKENRQQEVSEISRSLKGLARELNVPLIALSQLSRGVESRQDKRPMMSDLRESGSIEQDADIVGFLYRDDYYDQESENQNIIEIIISKQRNGPVGNVELAFVKEYNKFVDLDHRYSEADIPPA from the coding sequence GTGAGTGAAGTATGGAATGACCGCACGCCGCCCCATAATATTGAAGCTGAACAGGCGGTATTGGGTGCGGTCTTTTTAGAACCTGAAGCCATGTCCACTGCCTCAGAATATTTGCTGCCCGAAGACTTCTACCGTGCCAGTCATCAGCGGATTTTTGAAGTCATGATGACGCTGGCTGATAAAGGAGAACCCATTGACCTGGTGACGGTGACTTCGGCTTTATCCAATAATAAAGTCCTTGAAGAAGTGGGTGGGGTCTCTTACCTTACCGATGTAGCGAACTCTGTACCCACGGCAGCCAATATTACGTACTATACGAAGATTGTCAGCGAGAAATCAACGTTAAGAAGTTTGATCAGGACAGCCACGAACATCGTAACCACCGGGTATTCAGAAGAAGAAGATTTAGAGGATGTCCTGAACTCAGCTGAAAAAGATATTCTGGAAGTTTCCCAGCGAAAAAACTCCAGTGCTTTTAAAAGTATCAAAGACGTATTAATCGATGTTTACGATAATATCGAACAGCTTCACAATCAAGAAGGCGGCGTAACCGGAATTCCGACGGGTTATCGTGATCTTGATAATATTACCTCCGGGTTCCAGCGAAATGATCTGATTATCATCGCAGCCCGTCCTTCTATGGGTAAGACAGCCTTTGCTTTGAATATTGCTCAGAATGTGGCTGTTCATACAGAAGAGAATGTGGCGATCTTCAGTTTGGAGATGGGAGCGGATCAGCTTGTTTCCCGTATGCTGTGTGCGGAAGGGAACATTGATGCGCAGCGGCTTCGTACAGGCCACATGGAAGCAGAAGACTGGAATAAGCTGACCATGGCTATGGGGAGTTTATCGAATGCCGGAATCTATATTGATGATACACCCGGTATCCGTGTTAGTGAAATTCGCTCTAAATGCCGACGATTAAAGCAAGAACACGGTCTTGGTATGATCCTTATCGATTATCTACAATTAATTCAGGGAAGCGCTAATTCCAAGGAAAACCGACAGCAGGAGGTTTCTGAGATTTCACGTTCCTTGAAGGGGCTCGCGCGTGAGCTTAATGTTCCTCTCATTGCCTTATCACAGCTGTCACGTGGCGTAGAATCCCGTCAGGACAAGCGTCCAATGATGTCAGATCTGCGTGAGTCAGGGTCGATCGAGCAGGATGCCGATATTGTTGGCTTCTTGTACCGTGATGACTATTACGATCAGGAATCGGAGAACCAGAACATTATTGAAATTATTATATCCAAACAAAGGAATGGCCCGGTTGGTAACGTCGAACTTGCCTTCGTGAAAGAATATAACAAGTTCGTAGATTTGGACCACCGCTATAGCGAAGCAGACATTCCTCCGGCCTAA
- the rplI gene encoding 50S ribosomal protein L9, which produces MKVIFNQDVKGKGKKGEIKDVSDGYARNYLLKNNLAVEATKGNVQAQKAIDAKQEQKAQEEIDEAEKLKESLKDMEVKLTAKSGDNGRLFGSITSKQIAEELKKAHNIKIDKRKIELDDPIRNLGYTNVPVKLHPEVTGTIRVHIEEK; this is translated from the coding sequence ATGAAGGTAATTTTTAATCAAGATGTAAAAGGTAAAGGGAAAAAAGGCGAAATCAAGGACGTATCTGATGGCTATGCCCGCAACTATCTTCTTAAAAATAACTTAGCGGTTGAAGCGACTAAAGGGAACGTCCAGGCTCAGAAAGCGATTGATGCCAAACAGGAGCAAAAAGCCCAGGAGGAAATCGATGAAGCCGAAAAGCTGAAAGAATCCTTAAAAGATATGGAAGTCAAACTAACAGCTAAGTCCGGCGATAATGGTCGTCTGTTCGGCTCTATTACAAGCAAGCAAATTGCTGAAGAATTGAAGAAAGCTCATAATATCAAAATTGACAAACGAAAAATCGAACTGGATGATCCGATCCGTAACCTTGGTTACACGAATGTACCGGTGAAGCTTCACCCTGAAGTAACGGGTACGATCCGTGTTCACATCGAAGAAAAATAA
- a CDS encoding DHH family phosphoesterase yields the protein MPNFFKKPTMSGHLWIIYVISLVLLAFIWYYQWTLGMMMTLFLAASIFYSVRTEQNMINETEEYISTLSYRVKKVGEEALLEMPIGIILFSENYKIEWANPYMNRFTKDDTIVGKSLKQLSDQLIAPIKEDESEVWITVGDYKLQTIIKKDERLLYLFDRTKQTETYNLYKNEQTVLAIIFLDNYEEITQGMDDTAKSHINSQVTSILNRWAGNYGIYLKRTSQERFVAVMNHEILKKLEKAKFEILDDVRELITDQNVPLTLSFGIGVGPISLPELGELSQSSLDLALGRGGDQVAIKDDTGKVRFYGGKTNPMEKRTRVRARVISHAMKELVQESEKVLIMGHKSPDMDSIGASIGILKIAQANDKQAAIVLDPNDIDTGVQRMIEEIEQDEDLWQYFIPPEDALEMVTNNSLLVVVDTHKPSLVMEEKLLSKTEHVVVIDHHRRAEEFISDPTLVYMEPYASSTAELVTELLEYQPKKLKLSMLESTALLAGIIVDTKSFTLRTGSRTFDAASYLRSKGADTVQVQKFMKEDLDVYIRRSKLIERAEVYRDGVAISTGNKGETYGPVIIAQAADTLLTMSGIVASFVISERKDKRIGISARSLGDINVQVLMERMNGGGHLTNAATQLEDTTIEDAKALLQDIIDEYFEGGDTE from the coding sequence ATGCCTAACTTTTTTAAAAAGCCAACAATGAGCGGACACTTATGGATTATTTATGTGATTTCCTTAGTCCTGCTTGCCTTTATTTGGTATTATCAGTGGACCCTTGGGATGATGATGACGCTGTTTTTAGCAGCCTCGATCTTCTACAGTGTCCGAACTGAGCAGAACATGATTAACGAAACGGAAGAATATATATCGACTCTTTCCTACCGGGTGAAAAAAGTAGGGGAAGAGGCGCTGCTTGAGATGCCTATCGGAATTATTTTATTTAGTGAAAACTATAAAATTGAATGGGCTAACCCTTATATGAATAGGTTTACAAAGGATGACACCATTGTAGGTAAATCTCTTAAGCAATTATCTGACCAGTTGATTGCACCTATTAAAGAAGATGAGAGCGAAGTCTGGATTACAGTAGGGGACTACAAACTTCAGACGATTATTAAAAAAGATGAGCGGTTGCTCTATTTATTTGATCGTACGAAACAAACGGAGACTTATAATCTTTATAAAAACGAACAAACCGTTCTGGCCATTATATTCCTCGATAATTATGAAGAAATTACGCAGGGAATGGATGATACGGCCAAGAGTCATATAAACTCCCAAGTTACCTCTATTTTAAATAGATGGGCTGGGAATTATGGAATCTACTTGAAGCGTACCTCTCAAGAACGCTTTGTGGCGGTCATGAACCATGAAATTCTGAAAAAATTAGAAAAAGCTAAATTCGAAATCCTTGATGATGTCCGTGAGCTGATCACAGATCAGAACGTGCCTCTTACGCTCAGTTTCGGTATCGGTGTTGGTCCGATCAGTCTTCCGGAACTGGGAGAACTCTCTCAGTCCAGCCTGGATCTTGCTCTCGGGCGCGGCGGTGATCAGGTTGCGATCAAGGATGATACAGGAAAAGTACGTTTCTATGGCGGTAAGACGAATCCAATGGAAAAAAGGACGCGTGTTCGTGCCCGTGTTATTTCCCACGCCATGAAAGAATTGGTCCAGGAAAGTGAAAAAGTTCTGATTATGGGCCATAAATCACCGGATATGGACTCGATCGGGGCTTCCATCGGGATTCTGAAAATTGCTCAGGCTAATGATAAACAGGCAGCCATTGTTCTTGACCCAAATGATATTGATACAGGCGTTCAGCGTATGATCGAAGAAATTGAGCAAGATGAAGATCTATGGCAGTACTTTATCCCGCCGGAAGATGCTCTGGAAATGGTGACGAATAACTCCTTGCTGGTAGTCGTGGATACGCACAAGCCTTCCTTAGTCATGGAAGAGAAATTACTTTCGAAAACCGAGCATGTGGTCGTAATTGACCACCACCGCCGGGCAGAAGAGTTTATCTCTGATCCTACACTTGTCTATATGGAGCCGTATGCTTCTTCGACAGCGGAATTAGTGACGGAATTGCTGGAATACCAGCCTAAGAAACTCAAGCTTTCGATGCTTGAATCCACTGCTCTGCTTGCAGGGATTATTGTCGACACGAAGAGCTTCACGCTGCGGACCGGATCACGGACATTTGATGCTGCTTCTTATTTGAGATCAAAAGGAGCTGACACGGTCCAGGTTCAGAAGTTTATGAAAGAAGATCTGGATGTTTATATCCGAAGAAGTAAGTTGATTGAGCGAGCGGAAGTGTACCGGGACGGCGTAGCCATATCAACCGGGAATAAAGGGGAAACCTATGGCCCCGTCATTATTGCACAAGCTGCCGATACACTCCTTACGATGAGTGGTATTGTCGCATCCTTCGTTATATCGGAGCGTAAGGATAAGCGTATTGGAATCAGTGCCCGTTCTCTAGGCGATATTAACGTTCAAGTTCTTATGGAACGAATGAATGGAGGCGGCCACTTAACGAACGCCGCTACTCAGCTTGAAGACACAACGATTGAAGATGCGAAAGCATTGTTGCAAGATATAATTGACGAGTATTTTGAAGGGGGAGACACAGAATGA
- a CDS encoding YybS family protein yields MNDTKRITEGALMTGVYLLLLLVIIFMPIWLGPVLLFTLPIPFIFYSYRHGWKAGALMFIAALLFTLLFGPVFSMFTLLAGIGGVFLGGALYNKQSSLEAWAFGSVGFSIGAAGIYLASQLLFGVNWGEQISTSLNDAFTRTNNMLPGMLGGENTEASLEALRETVEFLPDIIPSILVMTGIVFAFISQWLTYKVINRVDKKQFRFPPFKEFKLPTAVLWYYFFALVLTYIPTNEEGLLYLGSINVYTLAGSLLVLQGFSFIFYYAEVKKWSKAIPVVIVVICLLLPQILLYLVRILGIIDIGFSLRERIKGKK; encoded by the coding sequence ATGAATGACACAAAAAGAATTACGGAAGGGGCTTTAATGACAGGCGTTTATCTGCTATTGTTATTGGTAATTATTTTCATGCCAATCTGGCTTGGACCTGTCCTGTTATTTACGCTTCCCATTCCTTTCATATTTTATAGCTATCGGCATGGCTGGAAAGCAGGAGCATTAATGTTCATAGCTGCTTTATTGTTTACCCTGCTATTTGGACCCGTTTTTTCAATGTTCACTTTATTAGCAGGGATTGGCGGGGTCTTCTTAGGTGGAGCCCTGTATAATAAACAATCTTCTTTGGAGGCGTGGGCTTTTGGATCAGTCGGCTTCAGTATTGGCGCAGCCGGTATTTATCTAGCTTCTCAGTTACTCTTCGGTGTTAACTGGGGAGAGCAGATCAGCACAAGTCTAAATGACGCCTTCACCAGGACGAATAATATGCTTCCGGGAATGCTCGGAGGGGAGAATACAGAAGCTTCATTAGAAGCTTTACGTGAAACGGTTGAATTTTTGCCGGATATTATTCCAAGTATTCTGGTTATGACAGGGATTGTGTTTGCTTTCATCAGCCAGTGGCTGACGTATAAAGTGATTAACCGAGTGGACAAAAAACAATTCCGCTTTCCTCCATTTAAAGAATTTAAGCTGCCGACCGCAGTTTTATGGTATTACTTCTTCGCGTTGGTTTTAACCTATATTCCTACGAATGAAGAAGGATTGCTCTACTTGGGATCGATCAACGTATACACGTTGGCCGGCAGCCTGCTAGTATTGCAAGGGTTCTCTTTTATCTTTTACTATGCAGAAGTGAAGAAATGGTCAAAGGCCATACCAGTCGTAATTGTCGTGATTTGCCTTTTACTTCCACAAATCTTACTGTATCTTGTGCGAATCTTAGGTATAATTGATATAGGATTTTCTCTTAGAGAACGGATAAAAGGAAAGAAATGA
- a CDS encoding histidinol-phosphatase — protein sequence MRTDYHVHMAETGNLEVDYLKTYIEKAKEEGIQELGISEHAYFFQETRPILSNPWVENRRTLDFSTYQNMFDQAEKEGLTIKMGIEMDYMPGKEKEMEAFISERPFDYVIGSVHWIDEWGIDLATFRDEYEKRDLYEVYRQYFDRVVTLAESGLFDFVGHIDVIKVFGYRPDDQEFLREQYKRAAEALASTGTCIEISTAGLRKPVGEMYPDPELLQICKDAGVGIVLCSDAHKPDHVGHRYEEAVELAKSAGYEQVHVFTNREASVHPLK from the coding sequence ATGCGGACTGACTATCATGTACACATGGCCGAAACCGGTAACCTTGAGGTCGATTATTTAAAAACTTACATCGAAAAAGCGAAAGAAGAAGGAATACAAGAGCTGGGCATTTCCGAACACGCCTACTTTTTTCAAGAGACGAGACCGATCCTCTCTAATCCGTGGGTGGAAAACCGCCGAACTCTCGATTTCAGTACTTATCAGAATATGTTTGACCAGGCTGAAAAGGAAGGTCTGACGATCAAAATGGGCATTGAAATGGATTATATGCCCGGCAAAGAAAAAGAAATGGAAGCTTTTATTTCTGAGCGTCCTTTTGACTATGTCATTGGCTCCGTACACTGGATTGATGAGTGGGGGATTGACCTTGCTACTTTCCGTGATGAGTATGAGAAAAGGGATCTCTATGAAGTCTACCGCCAATACTTCGACCGCGTCGTTACGCTTGCAGAGTCCGGCTTATTTGATTTTGTCGGTCACATTGATGTCATTAAAGTGTTTGGCTACCGTCCTGACGACCAGGAATTCCTTCGTGAACAGTATAAACGAGCAGCTGAAGCACTAGCTTCTACAGGTACATGTATTGAAATCAGTACGGCTGGTCTCAGAAAGCCGGTCGGAGAAATGTACCCGGATCCTGAACTGCTGCAAATTTGTAAAGATGCTGGTGTTGGAATCGTTCTCTGTTCGGATGCTCATAAACCGGATCATGTAGGGCACCGGTATGAAGAAGCCGTGGAGCTTGCAAAATCTGCTGGATATGAGCAAGTCCACGTATTTACGAACCGTGAAGCCTCCGTCCACCCTCTTAAATAA
- a CDS encoding AbgT family transporter, with protein MSEKKATPSSPRRFLFRILDGIEWLGNKLPSPLLLFAILALIVVIISGIFSSVSVTNPTSGEVIQVKNLFSLSGLDYIFNSAVENFIGFPPLGAVLVTMLGIGLAEQTGLINSSLKGIVFSFPNRLLTAALVFAGVMSSVAVNAGYVVLPPLGAVLFLGLGRHPLAGLAAAFAGVSGGFGANPALTSTDAVLQELTVEATRTLDPAYAETITVTMNYFFAAVSVLLVTIVGTLVTDKIVEPRLGRYEGGENGEIDELTSLEKRGMRLAGIGFLFTFLLMAYLSFGPLRGDGAYIDSPFFNALVFVIFILFLVPGLIYGIVVKEIKNDKDLTKLLGKTMASMSGYIALAFTAGQFIAYFRETNLGTVIAFKGADFLNSTGFDGIGLILTFLGLTMVVNFFIGSSSAKWTILAPVFVPIMMNLGYSPEFTTLLYRIADSVTNMITPLLLYFPVIIAFAQRYDKKLGIGTLISMMIPYSVAFLLAWLVMLLVWVLLGIPVGPGAPISY; from the coding sequence ATGTCAGAGAAAAAAGCAACCCCATCGTCACCTCGAAGATTTTTATTTCGGATATTAGACGGCATTGAGTGGCTCGGAAATAAGCTTCCGTCTCCACTTCTTCTGTTTGCAATATTAGCCCTTATTGTAGTTATTATATCGGGTATATTTTCTTCTGTGTCCGTGACGAACCCTACGTCAGGGGAAGTCATTCAAGTTAAAAACTTATTCAGCCTAAGCGGCCTAGATTATATCTTTAACAGTGCCGTTGAAAACTTTATTGGATTTCCGCCGCTTGGAGCCGTACTCGTAACGATGCTCGGGATTGGTTTAGCGGAACAAACCGGATTAATTAATTCTTCATTAAAAGGAATTGTATTTTCTTTCCCGAACCGATTGCTTACAGCAGCTCTAGTATTCGCCGGTGTCATGTCCAGTGTAGCCGTTAATGCTGGGTATGTGGTCCTTCCACCACTCGGCGCTGTACTTTTTCTAGGATTAGGCCGACACCCGCTAGCTGGTCTAGCGGCTGCGTTCGCCGGTGTATCAGGCGGATTTGGAGCCAATCCGGCCCTCACTTCCACCGATGCCGTGCTGCAGGAATTAACCGTTGAAGCCACACGAACGCTTGACCCTGCTTATGCAGAAACGATTACCGTAACTATGAACTATTTCTTCGCGGCCGTGTCTGTACTGCTGGTAACGATCGTAGGTACGCTTGTGACAGATAAGATTGTCGAACCTCGATTAGGTCGTTATGAAGGTGGAGAAAACGGAGAGATCGACGAGCTTACCTCTCTTGAAAAAAGAGGGATGCGTCTGGCTGGTATAGGATTTCTGTTTACATTTCTCTTGATGGCCTATCTATCATTTGGCCCGCTGCGCGGTGATGGGGCTTACATCGATTCACCATTCTTTAATGCCCTGGTTTTCGTTATTTTCATTTTATTCCTTGTTCCAGGACTGATTTATGGAATTGTGGTAAAAGAGATTAAAAACGATAAGGATCTTACGAAGCTCTTAGGTAAAACAATGGCCAGCATGAGTGGATATATTGCCCTTGCTTTTACTGCCGGTCAATTTATTGCTTATTTCCGTGAAACGAATCTCGGAACTGTGATCGCTTTTAAAGGAGCGGATTTCTTAAATTCTACAGGATTTGATGGAATTGGTCTTATTCTGACGTTCCTTGGGCTGACTATGGTTGTGAACTTCTTTATTGGAAGTTCTTCAGCAAAATGGACGATCTTAGCCCCTGTGTTTGTCCCGATTATGATGAATCTTGGCTATTCTCCTGAGTTTACAACGCTGCTGTACCGGATTGCTGACTCAGTGACGAACATGATTACGCCGCTGCTTCTTTATTTCCCGGTAATTATTGCCTTTGCTCAGCGTTATGATAAGAAACTAGGTATTGGAACGTTAATTTCCATGATGATTCCTTACTCAGTCGCATTCCTGCTAGCTTGGCTAGTTATGCTGCTGGTTTGGGTACTGCTCGGTATTCCAGTAGGACCAGGAGCTCCTATCAGTTATTAA